ATACATTTATGAGGTAGTCAAAAGGCTCTTTATTTCACAAAAAGCAACTATGTCAGGGGTTTGCTTTTCCAGCTTTCAAAAAACGATAAAATAGACTGCAAAACACCTGAAGTCTGAAGTCCTTGGTGAGAATATACAGATATTAGATTCAATTCACCAAATACCAAAAGGTAACAAAGCATTGGCATaaacacattttcagaaaaattccTGAACTTTTTACAATGTGCACTGCATGGCATACACCCAGTCACTGTTGTATGGACAATCTGAGAACATTAGCACTCAAGAAAAGTTAAATACTCACTCTATTTATGAAAacactagggacacctgggtggctccgttggttaagcctccgactttggttcaggtcataatttctcagtttgtgtgttcgagccctgtgtcaggctctgtgctgacagctcagagcctggtgcctgcttcggattctgtgtctccttctctctctgcccctcccctgctcacactctgtctctcaaaaataaataaacgttaaaaaaaacacactaaatAATGGCTGTAAAGTATAGTGGTTTATTAACCTTTCATGTAAGTCCTTCTAAGAATAAGAGTTAAAtgcaaaatacattaatatattttaaatgctatatGACCATGAAGCTTTCAATGATTCCATAAAATACGTGTGAAAGCCAATTTTGTCACTTCAATGGCATTTGAACCACTTCTGCTTTTCAACTTTGCTCAATTTTTTCAACTTTGTTCAAATTTAAGAAAGCTCAAATCTTAATCCATCTTCTCTACTGTTCCTGAATTACTAACTTTGATATTTTGCACATCTTTATCTTACTGTGTTGCATTCTGGATAATTTTTCCAGAATCATCCTCTGCAtcactcattctttctttggCTGTGTCAAATTCCTGTGTAATTAATCTGCCCattgagttttaaatttcaatatttttttatttctataattctaCTTGGTTCTCTTTCAACTATcactttctgttaaaaaaaacagctttattgggctataattcacataccatacaatgtatctatttaaagtgtacaatttaatggTCTTTAGGTTATTCGTGAAGTTGGGcattcaattttagaacattttcatcaccccaaaagcaATCCTGTAATGATTAGCTGTTAGTCCTCATCTTCCTTCAACCCTGTCTCCTAGTCCTATACAACCACTagatccactttctgtctctgtagatttgtcTACTGtgaacatttcatacaaatgggaTCATAGaatgtgtggtcttttgtgattggtttctttcatttagtatagtgctttcaaggttcatccatgttgtagtatgtatcaggACTGAGTTCCTTTTAGTTACTGGATAATATTCCAATATTTCATCATATACCacttttgcttatccattcatccatcaatggacatctggattatttctactttttggtttttgtgacgaatactgctgtgaacatttgtatgTAAGTTTCTATGTTTCTTAGGTACACATCTGAGAGTGCGTTTGCAGGGTGCTTCCATGCTGAACAGTTTTGAGAACGGCCAAAtggtttttcaaagtggctgcatcattttacatttctaccagcaatgtatgagggttccaatttccccacatctttgtcaacatttgttgtccattttttttagGCTCTCCTCCTGGGTGTAAAttggtatcttgtggttttgatttgcattctctaatggctaatgatgttgagtatcttttcatgcacttattgcatatcatctttggagactgtctattcagatctttgacccatttttacattgtgttattttatattctgattaTTGAGTTGCCAGTGTTCTTCATGTATTCTGGATGTGAGTCTCTTACATAtctcttatcagatgtatgacttacaaatattttctcccattctgtaggttgtcctTTCACCTCcgtgatggtgtcctttgaagcacacacatacaaattttttaacgtttatttattttgagagagagagaggtgcatgtgtgcacatgagcggggtggcaggggcagagagagaggaaagagagaatcctgcgcttacagtgcagaacccagcgtggggctcaattccacaaactgtgagaccatgtcCTGAACCAAATCTGGACCAtgtccagatgcttaaccaactgagccacccaggcacccctgaaaaatttaattttaaatccaatttatctaaatttttttctgttgttgcttgtgattttggtgtcatataagaaaccattgcctaacccaaggtcatcCTATGTGTTCATCTAAGAGTtctatagttttacatttagatctacaTTTCAAGTTAACTTTTGGATATAATGTAAGAAAGGGGCTGAGCCTCATCCTTTAgcttgtggatatccagttgtcccagcatcatttgttcaAAAGATCATTCTTTACCTCATTGAGTTGTCTTGGTgcccttgtcaaaaattaattggccataaaTGTAAGGGTTTATCTCTGGACTTTCCATTCTATTCAGTTGATCTATATGCCTATCCTACCACAACAATGCTATACTGTCTTGATTCCTGTAGCTCTGCATTAAGTCTTGAAATTGGAAactgtgagtcctccaactttgtcttCTTCAGATTGTTTTTGGCTACTCTGAGTGCCTTGTATTTCATATCAATTTTAGTATTTGCCTGTTAATTTATGCAGGAAAAAGATCTGGGATTTTGATATGGTGTTACTggatctgtagatcaatttgggaagtaTTACTACCTTAACAATgttaagtcttctgatccatgaatatAGAATGTCCGCCCATTTATCtaggtcttttatttcttcaaacagtGATTTGTGGTTTACAAAGTACAAgttttacacttcttttgttaaatttattcctaagtatttttgaTGCTAATGTAAATTGAacggttttcttattttcattttcagattgctCGTTGAGAATGtacagaaatataattgatttttatgtatttatctggTAACCTTGTTATCAGATTgaggaaattcccttctattcctagtttgtcaAGTGTATTATAATgaaagtgttaatttttttcccaatgctttttctgtgtcttgtGAGATGATCATGGGTTTTTTGGTCCTTTGTTCTGTCAATTCGGTGTATTACAATGATTGAACTTTTGTATTTTGTATcacccttgcattcctgggatacaTTCCCCttagtcatggtgtataatcctttttattattgctggattcagtttgctagtatcttattgatgATTCTTACATTTGTATCATAAGGGACATTGATGTGTTGTTTTCTTGTGACGTCTTTGACTGATTTTGACATTAGGGCAATACTGATCCTATAGAAGGAATTGGGAAATGTTCCCTCATCTTCTGTTCTTTGGAAGGGTTTATGAAGAATTGGTATTTactcttccttgaatgtttggtagCATTCACCAGGGAAGCCACCTAGATCTGAACTTTGCTTTGTGGGCAGTTCTAAAACCATGAATCTAATCTCTTTTTAtagggtctttctttctttttcagatgttATTTCCTTATGGTTTCTATTCCTTCTTCTCTGTAATCACTTgcaatattattttatagtttctccCAGATAGTTCTGtgtcatttctgtttgtttgttttactttgtctggtttggttatttattgtttcattaaGCCATGGTTGTGTTTGCTGTGCATGCTCTATCATGGCAAATCACAACTTTCTTTATCCGTTTTgggaatttgttgttgttgttttcgtcCAAGGTTTATTGACGATATCGCAGCACAGCAGAAGGAGTCACGTGGTGTCCTGGAGTTCATGCCAACTGTAGGCTGTGTGACCTGCAGGCTGGACAGACTGCCAAAGTCCAAGAGCTTCAACATTTCCTCAGTGTCAGGATCTACTTCATTGATCTCCTGATCCAGGACTGAGACCTCAGGAACATAAtgatctctcctttctctctcttccttctgcaaCTTAATGGAGATCCCACTTACCGAGCCTCTCTGAATCTGCTTCATCCGTTGAGTGACATCAAGTGCTATCTCACTGTAGAGGTTCTTGCTGGCAATAGCGGTGGTCTCCTTGCACACGCACTTATTGGCGTGGGAGTCGTTGCCTAGGCATGTGTAGTACTTCTCAGTGATGACCCGGGCCACCTTCTTCACGGTGTTGGTGCGAACGTGGCCCACGTTGGTGGATCTGGTAATTATTATGAGGTCATCTTGCGTGGTGATCCACTTTGTCTGGAAAAACCCCATGTGGCCTGGGTTATAAAGTGTTCCTCCAGGAAAGCTTTGCATTTGTTCCTGCCAGGCCCTCCAAGAAGATTACCAAGGGAGGGTATAAAATTCagactctgcccctgccccgtgtCATAGGTTTGGTGGGTTAATTTCTCTTAGGATAGTATTTTCTTCTACTAAACCCCCCAATGAAGCCAaattcctctgtcctctccctgggCCAGAAAGTACCTCCTAGCACCTCTCTTACTGGCATGCAGTCTTCTGAGGATCCCATCTGTGTGAATGGGTCTTACTGTCTACTCGCCATCTTGTACGGGTCCCAAGTCCCTATACAGGTGGAACTTCTATAATATTGGAAACATCTGACCATTTGGGCCAGTTTTCAGCTCTAACACTCCCCTCCACACCCATAAGGGCTGCTATATCATCTGTCCTGGGTGCttggttttcttccctttgtgtttttggcatctgttgttgccttctccccgcccccccccgccccccaaaactCGGCtgtgtgttaaaatatttttgttacctTTTATATGTCATTTCAAGTATTTGTAACTGGAGGAATTCTGGGTTGTACAGTCTGCCAGAAGCCTGAAAGGGCCTTTGTAGTCTCCCTTTGAGGCTGCTTCTGGGGTGATAAGCACTGGGCTAGGAGGCCAAGGATCACATTCCCTTTATCAGTATGTAGGACCGGGCAAGGCATTTTCCACTTCTTGGTCTGTTTTTTCACGTCCCAATTAGGGTGGTTGGTCCTCAAATTACTCTCAGTTCTAaaattctctgatttttttttcttttttttaaagtcctgtcCACAGCACTTATTCTGAAGTCTTATTCTCCAGGTGCAGATTGGCCTCTGTGAGGAGAGGCTATTTGCCCGAAGCCAAGATAACCCGAACATTCTTTACTTTTCCcagggcagaaaggaagagacactCGTCTGTTGTCCCAAAAACCCCTCAGTGCCTTGGCTTCGCGGGGAAATGGTTGCCTTTGTGCAAGTGGATCGGCCTGGCCTCTCTTCATTTgccttgtcttttatttttccaaggaaaaaatATCAGCAGAGAAAGTTCCAGACCTTCTCTTCCCATGCAGCCTGGTTTTCTGTATTTAGCAAATGCCAAACATCGACCATGTCTGCAAATTTCCTCTCGGTAAGACTTAAATTCTTGCACAGCGTGCCCAACATTTTATCTCGATAGACAAGCACAGTAAGGTCTGGAACAATTTTACCTTTAGTTGGGGCTTTTTCTTGGAGGGAAGACTTGGGAAAAGATACTCTGAAGTGCTTTGACAGGGATCTATTGAGCCAGATAGACAATTCTCATGTCCTTTCCCCTGTTGCTGCGGCCATAGTAACGAAGCCAGAAGGCAAACAGGATTGTCAAACAATTCCCCAAAATGAACAGCAGGGGGTGCTGAGGGGGTGGAACAGAAGGGAATATCTTTCCAGCCAGGACAGTTTGTCTTTGGATGCTTTCTTTCAGGGAGAGCAAAGGCTTGTCTCGGATGAACTTTTTGTCTGCATCTCCATCTGATTACACACCCATGTTTGTGTCCACGTGCCTTCCAGCTGCCACCTCACCACACGGGCCCCTTCAACCCCGGGCCCTGGGCATTTCTAGTGAATTTGTTTCCAGAACAGCTCAGACCGTCTGTAACCTTTCTCTTGGTCTATCAGTGTCCCACCACTCTGACTCTGAATTTTCATGGATCCAAGAGAGCAATAAATGATGAAGGAATGCAACCGTTTCGCTAAAAGGGGAAGTATTAGCCCCGAGGATCTTGAAATTcagcataaaatgaaaatttccattAGGCAAATGCgtgcaattataaataattaagcaAAAACCTTGACTAGTCATTacgtgtttctttaaaaatgtccctAACATTGACATTGACCAAGAAGCAAAAGAAGGCTTAAGAATCAATGGGAACTTTGCTGAGTCCAAAAGGCAGATTTTGCCACTTAAGCCAGTTTGTAATGTCCCATTAGTATCCGATCGCTATAAAACTTTAAGCATGCGTTTGGCTATGATGTCAGGCAGTACTCTGGGCCCAGAAGTAGCAGTCACAAATCCATGGTGGAAAGAGCTTCACTATTTTAATGCTCTCAAAGGATGCACTCACCCAATTAAAATCATACATCCCATGCAT
This window of the Neofelis nebulosa isolate mNeoNeb1 chromosome 18, mNeoNeb1.pri, whole genome shotgun sequence genome carries:
- the LOC131500788 gene encoding small ribosomal subunit protein eS17-like; this translates as MQSFPGGTLYNPGHMGFFQTKWITTQDDLIIITRSTNVGHVRTNTVKKVARVITEKYYTCLGNDSHANKCVCKETTAIASKNLYSEIALDVTQRMKQIQRGSVSGISIKLQKEERERRDHYVPEVSVLDQEINEVDPDTEEMLKLLDFGSLSSLQVTQPTVGMNSRTPRDSFCCAAISSINLGRKQQQQIPKTDKESCDLP